In Paludibaculum fermentans, the genomic stretch ACGGTCACGCCGTCCTTGGTGATCGTCGGACCGCCGAACTTCTTCTCCAGGACCACGTTACGGCCCTTCGGACCGAGCGTCACCTTGACTGCGTCGGCCAACTGGTTAACGCCGCGCAGGATCGCCTGGCGCGCATTCTCGCTATATACAACCTGTTTCGCTGCCATTCTTCAATCTCCTTGTAGGGTTACCCTGTGGATCCAGCTTGACTTGCGAACCGCTTACGCGGTCACCGCGACCGGGTCGAGAATGCCCAGTACTTCGTCTTCGCGAAGGATCAGATATTCCTGGCCGTCAATCTTGATGTCGCTTCCGGAGTACTTGCCAAAGAGGATCCGGTCGCCGACCTTCACGTCCAACGGCACAACAGTGCCGTCTTCCAGACGCTTGCCACGGCCCGCTGCCATGACTTCCGCTTCCTGAGGCTTTTCTTTGGCCGAGTCCGGGATGATGATCCCGTTCAGTACCGTTTCCTGATTCTCGATCCGGCGCACAACCAGCCGGTCATAGAGGGGACGGATTTGCATAGCTCTCAAAACCTCCGTTGGTTTCGACTCAATAGGGAGTATTGGATTTGCCGATCCGAGGTGGATCGATCACCGAGACTATTATTAGCACAATCCGCCGAAGAGTGACAATAACTTTGTGTAAATATATGAAAACAAATGAAATAAAATTGCATCGTCACCTAGTAAAAACGTTGATCGAGCTCATAACGCGAAGGGATCGGAAGAAAATCTGAGCGCTATGGACTCATATCTGGAGATTGGCCCCCTGCCCGTTTCCACCGCCCCCTAAATGCTATGCTGAAGGCATGCTCCGGCGGGCCCGCTGGCTGATCCTGCTCGCCATCTTCTCCATCATTGGCGTCGTCTCCTCCATCTTCATAACTCAGCGGAAGGTCAATCGCAAAAAGCGCCCCCACATCTCCGCGCCCCTCCCTGCCAATACCGCCTTCGATTCCCCCACCTGGGAATGGGAGAAAACCTCCGGCGACAAAACCCGCCTCAAGATCCGCTCCAAACACATGCAGCAGATCAAGGATCCACCGGCCATCCTCTTCGAGGACCTCGAGATGGAGATCCACGACAAAACCGGAGCCAAGTACGATCTCGTCAAGAGCAAGCGCGCCTCGCTCGACCAGCAGGGCGGCCTCATGTACTCCGAAGGCGACGTGGAGATCACCACCAACCTCGGCGTCGACGGTGCTCCCTCCGGCCGCCTCCTCAAGATCAGGACCTCCGGCGTCACCCTGGACGTGAAGTCCTCCAAGGTCAGCACCGAACGCGCCGCGTCCTTCGAGTTCGACCAGGGGAACGGCGAATGTGTCGGGGCCACCTACGATCCCTCAAACCGCGTCCTCTTCATGAAGTCCGAGGTAAAACTAGACTGGCGCGGCAAGGATGAGAAGAAGCCGCCCATGCACCTCGAGTCCGGCACCCTCACTTATAACGAGGTGACCACTGAGATCTTCCTCTCCCCCTACGCCAAGCTCCAGCGCGCCGGCTTTACCCTCGACGCGAAGGACACCGTCGTCATTCTCAAACACGGCCTGCTCGATCACGTCGAGGCCAAGTCCGCCGTGGGCCGCGACCAGATGCCCGCCCGGCTCGTCGAGTACCAGGCCGACTTCCTGAACATGTTCTTCACGCCCAAGGCGGAGATCCAGAAGCTCGACGCGTCGGAGCACGCCAAGCTCGTCTCCACCACCCCCGCCGGCAAGACCACCGTCACCGCCAACCGGTTCGACATGGACTTCGATGTGCCGGGCGAGGAGAGCAAGAACAAGGAGGATGGCAGCACGTTGAAGCACGTGCTCGCGCGCGGCCAGTCCCGCGTCGAATCCCAGGCCGCGCAGAAGCCCGGCGCACCGCCCAAAGGTGCTCGCATCCTCTCCAGCGAAGCCATCGAACTCAATATGCGGCCCGGCGGCAAGGAGATCGACAAGGTGGTGACCCTCGCTCCCGGCCAGGTGGAGTTCCTCGCCGCCAAGAAGGGCGACCGCCACCGCATCATGAACGGCGAGCGCATCTGGATCGACTACGGGGCCGACAACGCCATCGAGAAGTTCCGCTCCGTCAAGGTGAACACGCGCACCGAGTCCGATCCCAAACCGAACGACAAACTGAAGAAACCCGTCATCACCCTGACGAAGAGCCAGGACCTCCAGGCCGAGTTTGATCCCAAGACCGGCCAGATGTCCCGCCTCGAGCAGTGGAACAATTTCGAATACGAAGAAGGAACCCGCCGCGCCACCGCCGACAAGGCCTTCATGGACTCCGACAAGGAGCTCATCACCCTCACCGGACGCGGCCGCATGTGGGACGAGACCGGCTCCACCTCCGCCGACGAGATCCTGCTCGACCAGAAAACCGGCGACATGACCGCCACGGGCAACGTCTCCTCCACCCGCCAGCCGGACAAGAAGGACACCAGCGAGGGCATGCTCTCGTCCAAGGAGCCTCTCCAGGCCCGCGCCGCCAAAATGACCACGCAGGAGAAGAATCAGAAGATCCACTACTCCGGCAACGCCATCATGTGGCAGGCCAGCAGCCGCCTCCAGGCGCGCGAGATCTTCATCGACAAGACCGCCAAGACCCTCGAAGCCACCGGCGACGTCATCAGTGAACTGCCGGACCAGCGCGACAAACCCGAAGCCGCGCCCGCCGCCGGCGCCAGGAAGAAGAAGGCCAATGTCTTCACTGTGGTCAAGGCTCCGGCGATGGTCTACAACGACAAGACGAAACTCGCCACCTACACCGGCGGAGTCGTCCTCGACCGCCCCGACCTCAACGTCAAATCCAGCCAGCTCCGTGCCTGGTTCGAAGTCGAACCCAGCAAGGACGGCGGCGACGAGACCAAGCTCGACCACATGTTCGCTGACGGTAAGGTCGAGATGGTGCAGCGGAGTCCGGGCCGCTCCCGCACCGGCAACGGTGAACATGCCGAGTACTACCTCGACGAAGACAAGATCATCCTGAATGGCGGATCCCCGGTCGTCGTCGACTCCAAGAAGGGCACCACCCGCGGCAACGAGATCATCTGGTACTCCCGCCAGGACAAGCTGACCGTCGACAACACCGGCTCCGGCCAATCCGTCAGCCGCGTCAACCGCGCCGAAAAGAAGAAGTAATGGCTCCGCGCGGGTGCCCATCCGTCAATGGGATGAGTCTTTTGGCGGACCTTCGTGGATAATACAGGTAGTGGGCAATAACGGAAACGGCGACCTGCGCCGCACGCTTCGCACCGAAGAGATCTCGAAGACCTACCGTGGCCGCCGGGTCGTTGATAGTGTCTCGGTATCGGTCGAAATGGGCGAAGTCGTAGGCCTGCTGGGACCCAACGGCGCCGGCAAAACCACCTCGTTCTACATGATTGTTGGCTTGGTGAGCCCAGACTCCGGCCGCATCTACCTGGAAAATCAGGAGATCACCCCCCTGGCCATGTATGAGCGGGCGCGCGTCGGCATCAGCTACCTGCCGCAGGAACCCTCGGTCTTCCGCAAGCTCTCCGTCGAAGAGAACCTGCTCGCCATCCTCGAAACCCTGCCCATCTCCGGCCGCGAACGGCGCGAGCGCCTCGAACTCCTGCTGGAGCAGATGGGCCTTGAGCATGTCCGCAAGAACAAGGGCTACATGCTCTCCGGTGGTGAGCGCCGCCGCGTCGAAATCGCACGCTCCCTCGCCATCAATCCACAATTTCTACTGCTCGATGAACCGTTTTCAGGCATCGATCCCATTCAGGTTCTCGAACTCCAGCGCATCATCTCCGATCTCAGGACGAACGGAATCGGCATCCTGATTACTGACCATAACGTGCGGGAAACGCTGGCCGTCACTGACCGTGCCTACATCATCAACAACGGCCGCATCTTCCGCGCCGGCACCCCCTCTGCCCTCGCCATGGATCCCGACGTCCGCCGCATCTACCTCGGCGAAGGTTTTGAA encodes the following:
- a CDS encoding co-chaperone GroES, giving the protein MQIRPLYDRLVVRRIENQETVLNGIIIPDSAKEKPQEAEVMAAGRGKRLEDGTVVPLDVKVGDRILFGKYSGSDIKIDGQEYLILREDEVLGILDPVAVTA
- the lptC gene encoding LPS export ABC transporter periplasmic protein LptC translates to MLRRARWLILLAIFSIIGVVSSIFITQRKVNRKKRPHISAPLPANTAFDSPTWEWEKTSGDKTRLKIRSKHMQQIKDPPAILFEDLEMEIHDKTGAKYDLVKSKRASLDQQGGLMYSEGDVEITTNLGVDGAPSGRLLKIRTSGVTLDVKSSKVSTERAASFEFDQGNGECVGATYDPSNRVLFMKSEVKLDWRGKDEKKPPMHLESGTLTYNEVTTEIFLSPYAKLQRAGFTLDAKDTVVILKHGLLDHVEAKSAVGRDQMPARLVEYQADFLNMFFTPKAEIQKLDASEHAKLVSTTPAGKTTVTANRFDMDFDVPGEESKNKEDGSTLKHVLARGQSRVESQAAQKPGAPPKGARILSSEAIELNMRPGGKEIDKVVTLAPGQVEFLAAKKGDRHRIMNGERIWIDYGADNAIEKFRSVKVNTRTESDPKPNDKLKKPVITLTKSQDLQAEFDPKTGQMSRLEQWNNFEYEEGTRRATADKAFMDSDKELITLTGRGRMWDETGSTSADEILLDQKTGDMTATGNVSSTRQPDKKDTSEGMLSSKEPLQARAAKMTTQEKNQKIHYSGNAIMWQASSRLQAREIFIDKTAKTLEATGDVISELPDQRDKPEAAPAAGARKKKANVFTVVKAPAMVYNDKTKLATYTGGVVLDRPDLNVKSSQLRAWFEVEPSKDGGDETKLDHMFADGKVEMVQRSPGRSRTGNGEHAEYYLDEDKIILNGGSPVVVDSKKGTTRGNEIIWYSRQDKLTVDNTGSGQSVSRVNRAEKKK
- the lptB gene encoding LPS export ABC transporter ATP-binding protein, with protein sequence MGNNGNGDLRRTLRTEEISKTYRGRRVVDSVSVSVEMGEVVGLLGPNGAGKTTSFYMIVGLVSPDSGRIYLENQEITPLAMYERARVGISYLPQEPSVFRKLSVEENLLAILETLPISGRERRERLELLLEQMGLEHVRKNKGYMLSGGERRRVEIARSLAINPQFLLLDEPFSGIDPIQVLELQRIISDLRTNGIGILITDHNVRETLAVTDRAYIINNGRIFRAGTPSALAMDPDVRRIYLGEGFELGS